The genomic segment GAAGAATGTGAATATGCGTCATACATATTCACTTAATGCCAACACAATTAATTTTCCTAGCTAATTGAAAATCTGTTTCGCAAATAGGATATATTTGTCAATTTGGTTTTGTCTCGACACATCACGAATACTGGCATTTCGATACGGTTGGTAGTGCtgtattttaaattaaattaggACTTTTAGATGTTCGCacaagaaagaaaaatattgaaatcataGTTGTAAATCTAGTTTGACGTCACGGGTCAATGAGAATTTCAGTCACTTTAAACAACTTAGTTCAGGTAAGGAACAGAAAGAGGAGGATGTGACTGATCGACTTTCTCCTACAAATATTGACTGAGCCAAGGGAACCAACTTAATGATAGAACGGACTTGGAGACGGGAAGCACCACGTATTGATTTGACTCCAAGAACAATATACTACTACCTGTTTATGACATCGGACAATCCGAGCAGGAATTCCGGCGGCTGCATACCTGTTGGACACGTAATCAATACGATTAGTAGTACTGAATACACTTACATGTTCAGCTTCCGTGGAACTCTGGAGCTCACCTGCTTAAGCTACCTTGCGTGCGTGAGAAATTAGCTCGATATAAAGTAAAAGTGCGCGTGCTTCTAGAAAAAAGTCAAATTCGTTATAAAGTAATAATAACGTGAACATATATTGAGATGTTTTGTGATTTATTGTAACATTTATAGATATTAAGTCATATACTGATCAGGAAAGTGGTGTTCCGGATACTGATATTACCTTATTCGGAGTGTTACTTTTGGTAACGATGGATGTACGGCCAGCGACACGATCTGCGTCTTCTTCTAACCTCCCGCCCAAGATGGGAGACAAGGCAAAGACTTCACCTCTGCTTAAGTCGAACAGTTCTTACCTACTGAAGAGACAAATGAGTACCCTCTCTCAGACAAAACAGAATGAAATTCCTATTTTCTCCGAAAGGTCTGGTCCATCGTTTGTTGGATTACTGGCTTCTAAACGTTTGGCAAAACGACTAACTTCTCGAATTCTCGCCGGTCGTACGAGGAGCATATTAAACTCGCGTATGTCCGGTCTCAGTATCCAGAAGGAGCCGACCTACCGCATGGAACCAAAGGATTCGCTAAAATTCAATGTCGTTCAAGTCGAGAGGATTACAAACAAGGTGTTGGAAGACCGACTTgctgaaataaaatacaaccCACGGGTCTGTTCAAATATAAGTCGGCTCATCACGGAGGAAATCAAGGATAGAGTGAAAATGCTTAAGTTTGACCGATACAAGATAATAGTTATTGTTTTCATAGGCGAGAACAAGGATCAGGGGATTCAGATTTCAAGTCGATGTGCGTGGGATGACAAGGTCGACACTTTCGCCACTTGCACTTATAAAAACAGTGCCATATACGCCACGGCGACAGTGTACGGTATCTACACCGAATAGTGACGTATTGGCGTACATGTAATACGCTATTTTACTGTGATAAGATACTGTGGATGAGGATATTCAATATATGATCAAATACACCTATAGACAGTGGGTATCTTGTAACCTATGTACATTACAGCCACACCAATAATGTTGGTATTACACACATGCTTTTAAAATGTCAGAACAGAATATGTACTTTGTCTATGTtagatttgttttttgtttttgctggGGGGTTTTTCTCGTCATTTTTGCATTAATAATGATTATCAATTTTAATGTAGGTTTTTTAAGTCATCATGATAACAAACCAACTCGTACATTTAAAGGAATTTTCACCTGTCTTTATAATATTGTCATTGTAAACAAATGTTGCATTTTAAAAGATTGAAATcttcatcaaacaaatcgttaatttcttttttacatTCCTTATCGGTGACTCGGTCATTTTTATCAGAACCGCGTTGCATAGTGGCCCCAATCATTGTCAGTGAATTGGTTTAGTTCCTCCTAGCTCTACACCAGATATCTGGGAAAATGTCGGCGATTTGGATTTATAAAATTTAGTTGCCAGATTTAGTTGCAAACAAAATCTGTTATGTTAGCGTTAATTTCAAGTATAGATTTGACACCCCAATTAAATTCATATCATAATTCTTGTCATTTGACTGCTATGCTTATGCCATTATTTTGAATTGTAAATAGAATGAACAGAAAAGCGATTGATTTGATACATATcattgtataataaaacaattgttatcCAAAATACGGATTTTAACAaagaaacatttttcaaattggAATTCTATTGATTTGTTAGTTTGTTGAATATCCTTATTTACTCGTaggttttacattttttaagcGTAGTCGGAGAAATATACGTTCTATGGAAAGTTGTCATAGTTAAAACTTACCTATAAAATCGGTAAGAAGATTAAATCCTTATAAGATAAGTCCTTTGTCATATTGCGATGGATTAAGATGTTTAGTAATGCTTTTCGTGTAATCAGTTTATCATAAGCATGTTCTACTACGATGCAGCATTTGTAATACAGTTACAAGTAAATGCTTTTCAATGGTgtaaattaatatgaaatgaaatacgACTGAAGTATGTGCAATTTAATCATACTCTTATCAGTCCTTTTTTATAGATACATTCTTTGACAAAACAAAatggggggggggcaaaaatcCAGGAATTTCCCAGCTATATAGGTAATTGGATACATGCagcatacatgtaaatgattatttcattgtttgGCCCTACTGTGTGATATTTATGCATGGCTGATTTTTGTACATTGCAGGTTTTATGTACATGCATACTATAGTATGTGGTACCATCACTACCAATCCCTCCCCCTTTGGTATGTGGCCCAGTATTCGCATGTAGgtatataggcaaatgcaataaataaaccagttataaccatatttcatatttgttatgaaATCACCGCACGTGTGTATATTCCGAGCGAGTAAACTCGATGTGAACTTTTTCTTGGTTTCGATATGTTTTAATACAgggacatacatacaacattttgatatgtatattaacAGTAGCAAATTGTTATTTACCAAAGTCGGTTAACTCGACAAACATCTCACTGTAATGGTACATAGTCGACCTGTGTTTGATATGTCAGAACACTACAGAAGAACCTTGGTACCCCTAATCATCCTTCTACAAACAAGACCGTCTGTGTAAAGGCCAATAACGCGAGTAATTTTAGGTTCTGATAAGGGGGTTTGAAGTGTCTATATAAACAGTGACAAGTGATCAGGAGTATCGCCCGAACATGTAGGTACACAAGTGATATATAACTCTGTCCATTAGTAAATACCCGTTTAACGGTGTGTTATGTTCCTCAAATGACATCTATGACCGTACGTGCCTCGTGTAATTGGTTAGAGATATGTTGATGTAATGTCTGAAGGCTTGTAAATGTTCGTATGTGTTTTAATGAGAGGTGTTCAGTTTAAATGACTTCAGAGAGGTGTCCTTGTGATAAACACACAAGACCGCTCACTTTGATGTCTTTTCAATTACAGGTATCACTTGTTTGACTTCTTATCAATCAATGAAATGATTTCTGGTGGTTTTATAAAACACGCTGTGACATCAGGATGACGACTACTCCGTCATGTAGCGATTACAGTGTATATCGAATACATTCCATCTAATGTTACCacttacattataaaatataggGGTTTAATTAATCATGATGGATTATCATTTCAGCTCCATCTATAATTGCTTGTCTTTGGTGTATATTGCCACCCATGTTTAAGTGATTTCGGCAGTACATTGCTGACCTTGTTGACCCAAAAGGTCTGAATAAAACGACGTTTGAGCAGAGTATATATCTTTATGACTTGAGACGATATTCTATTATTATCCTATCAAGGTGTGGGTTTATTTCTGTTCACAATTAATAACGACACAAACTTTTGAAAGCACAGCGTAACTGGAGTTAAATAAGACGACATGTTGGCATTAACTTGTTATGGAATTTGGCACAATACTCTGCGCTCATGTCTCGTcgataaaaatagttttttttataaacctCGCTTTGTTGTTGCATTGTGATTGGttaattgaaatttatattaGTATCGAGAGAGTCTCGTAATAGTACGACATCACGAAACATATACGGACTTTTAGAATGGaatataactcaaaataaaCCGTTTCTATTTTTTTACCAATAAGGTTGATTTCACTGAAtactttttttcaattcttttgTTTGCGTTAATTTCATTGGCATTTATTTCTTCATATTCATAATATTAGCAATCCATGTTGTTTCTTTTTTCGAACGATACATAAGCGAATGCCAACTTTTATATGAATATGTCCGATCAGGAATACAAAGCGTACACCATACCGCTGCTTTCTGCGACCGGTATGTGTGAAATCCTAGAAGGGAAGTCGGACAGATAAGATGGACAAGTGTATTTTCTCCAAAATTAGTTCAATTATTGTTTCTAGATATACTTTCCTTGCATGCtattaaatacatacatgtatattaacaagCACATggaaatatctaatattcatgTGTAAAAACTGTCTTGCTTTGTCATGAAATATCAGTTGGGATTATAAGTTGCCTTTTCAAGTTAGAATTCTAATGATAATTATGAAGTTGATCAACATACATGGTGAAATATTTCAATGGTGATACCAAATTATAATTACCATGCTTATAGTTTAGTGATCACAGACATTttgactgtatgtaatatatattctaCTATTCAGCCATTACAGAAGATGTCATTTCGGGTCATTAtattgtcagaaaaaaaactatgtcgacttcaattaaattttgaatatcTAAAAAGCTATAAAGTATGACTGACTGATAAGGGTACTGTTTATGAATTGGTCACCGTGGAACCTGTACAATAGTATGTAGCATACCCGATACTAATCACAGTCCATGTTAACTGCAGACTGGTAGTTATATCGTCGTACACATGATTTATCACCGGCAATATGTGTATAATTTAATTAGCTAGCTGTGTTGTCTTGTTTGTGTTTGTAATTAATGTGTATTCATGTTATTCATTACTAAGCGTATTCCTGTCCGGGAGTACAGAGGTTACTTAATGCTATTGAGCTATCTAAATTACTCTGACAAAaaccaacatatttaaattaGGTTACTAATATGTTTCCTTTAGACGATATCTACAAGATTCAGAACAGAGAGAGGATACTAAAACCCgtaaccgtaattctaactatTAATCGACAAAACGAAGAGAAAATACgatcaaaataaacaattgaATCAGACCCTTACAATAGCTCacggagaataagaccaggcgtTCTGTTGAGCAACAGTTCTCTACATAAAATCCAGGACAAGTACAATAGCAATGAAACAACAGAGAACCTTAAAAATCTTCACGAATCGCAAGCGAATTTGCGACTGGGAACCATTCCACGGTCGGGTTGCACAATGGTAACATACTCGCTTTTCAACTTAGCGGTTGGGGTAGCATTCACCGATCAGATGTGAAAAAAGTATGgaggtcacctgcccgaccacgtggatTTTCTCCGGGTACGAGGTTTCTTCCAACAATAAAACCACTAATGTTTTTCCGTCCAGGCCAATAAGCTTGATTAATATTAGTaacttatttcaaaattattgtgAAATGAATAAAGCTTATATGTACGTATTACAATCCCATAATCTTCATCTACCAACACAGATTGAATTTATAGGTTCCATATCATGATCTCATATGGAAATATTCTAGTGGCTCCGTTGTCAACTGTCGTAGCTCTTATTTTGAGAATGCGACTTAACCCGGAATGGacttatatttgtatgacgggtgtcgtcgttgAAGAAGAAGACGCTTTCACTACCAGGACATCTGGTCTTATTGTCCTTTTACTTTTACAAGGGTATCCATGCTAATTTAGagttttttgttcattttttgcTGTCCTCTTATCGATTTTGTACTAGAATTACTATTACGTTATTACGAAAAACATTGGTTTTGTTTCATACCTCGACGTTCAAATTATGCGTTCCTGTTAGAATTTACTTCCTTTCTAATACGAATGATTAACCATAATCATATTAAGTCTAAAATATGACGTAATGTCGAAAACAAACCTTATAGTAGATGTATAAATAGATTTATTTAAAAAGTGCAAAATGTATCACAGCGAGTACAGTAAAGTTCGCTACAGGATTCTTCGTCAGTGTAGAAATGTTTAGTTATGCAGGTGTTGTACAACTTCGCATATCTTCAAAAAAAATTGcataataaaagataaaatgGCTTGAACAATGGATACATTAGCAAAGTGAGGAAAGTATCACTAATATCAAATGCATATTAAGCATAATACAGAAAGTGGCAATATAGCTGGAATCGTCATCAAATGAAGCTAGTAAGCATACATGGACGTAGATTTGAAATAACACTTATCCAGAAACGATCAGGAATTTCTTGTTCGCTTCAGCAGCCGAAAGCTGACTTTGAAGCATAGCTATCACAGAATTGTCGTAAATGTAAATGAACGAGAAAAATCctaatatcaataaaaacattcCAGACATATGACTACATGGATTTGTAAACGTCTCGACGCCTCCGAGAAGGCAATATCAACATGAATGATAACTAAATGATCCatgaaaataagaaatatatacacGATTTTAAACAAACGTATTTCCATTGCTGACATCAATCTTTTTTCTTGCTTGTGGTCCCTTAATTTAAAATGGACGgaattattgatgttttttcGAGATTATCGGTTAGTTTGATATCACTACCCTCTAATGCTTTTCTTGCGTAGTACTCTGTCATCCAAACCTCTTATTTCATACAGTACTGATTGTGGGGTTTTCCTTTTTGATTGCCGTTATGTTGGGTTTATTCTCTGTATACCCCGAACACAGACGCGTTACAAAACCAAGCTTTTCCTTGGTATGTACCTTGGTATGTGTACGTTGCtgaattatcaaatttattgtCCCACGCGCATCTGCTCGTGAGCGCCATTGCTTGGTCCTTGACCTCTCCAATGTAAACAACACAGATATATTTGTAACGGTCGTAATGTAATGCTTTCATCTGGTCTTTGATTTCGTCACTTAACACTTTGGCCATATTTCTGGCAAATTTAGAATTATATCTATATCTTTCTAATCGAGACGATAGGACATCCTCTAGAATTTGTCGTGCCTTTACCGAGCTGAATTTCTGGTTTGGCTCCATTCGATAACTTGGCTCCTTGTCAATATGGACATTGCTTGCTGCTATCGACGAAGATCTGCGATCTTTGCCGAGTTTTGACGTCAGTTTGCTCGTCAATCGCTTGGATGCCATCAACCCAACAATAGTGGGTCCGGACGTGGCAGGTTTCATCGTCTTTTTGACAGGCCCTGCATCCGTTGATGCTGACTTCCTATCCGCCATATTAACTGTTTCCTTTCTAGAGAGTATGTTCTGTTGCTTGAAGGCAGTGGGATGTCGACTGGTATCGTCCCCCAATGACGCCACTAGCCTTGTACTTTACTGTGAGTTCctgaaaaaacaaataaacaatgaaaacacTGTATTACCCTGAATATAAATATACCAGTAAACTAATTAGACATCGTCGTGATTGGTAGGAAATTTGTTAAAACTTCTCCCGTTATATAGGGTGGTCATAACACAATGGAACTTTTGATACAGTTGTCTGGTATTTATGTTACGATGTAAAACAAACCAACGAGTTTATAATCAAAACTAGCAATGTACAATTTATACacatttacacatatatattatttagataacaaaattagacgaCAGTTGctaatgtttgtttgttgttttttttaattgcgtTTCATTAGCGTTGAATTACATTCCAGCCTCATACcaatatatagaaatacaagTACATTTGCCCGTTAATAATGGAAAAGGACATTTATACAAACCGAAAAACGACATCGTCACACAACACTGATCATGATCGTGTTATATTGGACACCATGATATCTACACgcacaatttatatataaaccatagcGAATGTTGATTACGACCTACTCAATACCTTTCATATGGCTTAGGTAGGGTATGAGTCTAGGTAGAATCAAAATACTCAGCATACAACATACATTCACACCTGCATGTAAATCAATGGGAATGATGAAAGAAAATTGCAAAAGTGGTTTCTAAACTACACGCCAATTATACATATTCTAGTTTTAATATCACGCAAGGCGTAGTGAATACACATTTACAGGACGTGAATAACAGGTGTGAGCCAGTACCAAAGTCATATATACAGTCTTAATCATCGAGTTGTATGTCGCTTCTCTAAAACCTCAGTGTTCTGACAACTGGATATGACAACGTTAAGCTGACACATTCTAACTGAAttctttatttcaaatgtttttagTACAAATGTttttagtacatatatataagtatcCAAAGTTAGACGAAAGGAAaacagaattaacattactCATTCACGGATAaggtttttaaaatcaaatattttatatgaagtATCATCTAAACAGTTTTTCGAGTTATGTTTCTGAAAGTTCCATTATGATATCTCAACATACGTATTTTAGCAATGTCACAGATAACAGTTTGAACTTTCTCTTTTGCTAAACAACAATTACGAAAATAATCTGACTGCAATAAGAAGTCCACAACTGCGTACAGAATAAAACATCCACTGTACAAATGTCTACCTTGCCACATGTCCACCTTTATAGCAGtgtgtgttgtttatatacaCTATAGATACTTACAAATAAGACTACCTATGTCGAATTCTACCAACAGTCCTATGTCCTCAGACACACCAATATGTCCTAGCTCCAGAGCCACACAGAGAGTGGGGCCAACGTGTTTAATCTGACTCTTTATCTACAGTAATGCTATTTATATGCCATttgttattataatatttaaatgaatagTTTGTATTTGAAGGAATTATTGGTATTCATCTAACCTTAAACTGACAGTGTAGGATATGTCACGGTTATAAAAAGTAAAACTAAGCTCATAGCAAAATTTCCCTTTCATGTTAGTAAGATGGAATTATTAAAGTTTTTACGCCTCAAAGCAATTTATACATCAGCTTTTTAATGACCGTGGAAAATAGCATGCATGGTGTTTACACAACCTTACAGGTGACTGTCTGCACAATAATTCTCTCGATTGTATGTCTCCCTCTGGAGAGGTTTCAAGTTCATTTCCCTTTCTTGAATTTCGCATCTAGACATTTAAATTTAGTGGACAAACGATAATTGAAAAGACTTTAGTCAGAGCGATTTCCTCAATATCTCCTCGAAGCAACACAAGCTATTGAGAATAAAATCAGTAAAATGGTTGTATTGATTGCCCGTATGTTGGTATTGttgtctttgtgtattgagTTGATCGATGCTGTGGTAAGCACCACAACAAATATTTAGTGGTCGTCACACGTGACGGCAAAATAACACAAAAAGTATTTCGATATACGATCTTATTACAGCTAATATGGCAGGTGTCAGAAACTGTGTTTtacagctacaggtaaactcTAAACATGGCTGTGTAGACCTTTCCATATATTTTCGATAAACATGTATTTAGGTTTTAATTATCCTCTAAAGGTTTAACGCTTATTTAAACAGAATATGGTTAGGAAACAAACGTCTGGGTGGTTTTTGCATTCACTATCCGTATAAATTGTATGAATTACTGAATTCATAAGTAATGGTGGTATACAATCTTTTATATTCTTAGTGATTCCACGAATATTTAATGTGTTTTCAGTCCTTATTTTGAGATATGTCTTGAAacactatttatatcattaacGAGCCCTGACAAGCCGGAATGAATGTATGATGTGGAAATCATTACCTTTACCTACGCATTCAGGAtttttgaataaataatttcttcttcgtattttaatttaaaagacCTAGTGCTGCCACTTTTGAATGTGGCTTTGTTGCATTCCAATTCAAAATACCTGAATGCATGTGGAACTTTCACTCAAACAATTCAAACGTACTTGTATTACCTGGATGACGAGTtcacataaaaaaacaacattagaataaaaataaaatgcttcGTTAAAATTGTGTTCGTCTTGACAGACTGATCAGATTTTATCACAAAGGTCATTGAGCCACAGGCCTATAACGTAGCCTATACCAGTTTTCTCACTGaacagtacatacaaatgtacgtatCATTATGTCGATATATATCCatatacattgattatataaaattgattgaatattttcataatgGACACAGGATAACGTATTAGATCATAGTCAGTCTCTCGGTTTccattattgtaaaataaaggaTATTTGAATAAGAAAAGTCATAAGCATAAATCTGGTGGTCGGCAATATAACTGGTTGAGGATTGATACTATGTTTTCATGATTAAGCGAACACGTCTTTCTCTAATATCATCACATTCATATTAACAATCTGTATATGGAATCCGTGTAGTGTAGTCAGCGGGATATTAATATTTAGTTCAGAAACAGAGTTAAAAAGGGTTGGTTAATATAGAGGAAATAATGGACACTTATTACTTCTCTCTTTAGGTAGTAGCTCTCTCCGATAGCATGTGGAATGAGAATATACCGACTTGAACGACATGGAGCATGAATGATTGTGATTACGTTAAAGTGTATAGTAAAACATTGGTAGTCAAGTGCACCATGACCCCTTAGGTTGTCCTACCTGACTTGTGATAGGGTGGTCGAGATTACCCACCCGTGCCGTATCTATCACTGATCTGCCGGGATACTATTGTTTTGATGAGTCGTTACCGGCCAATCACACAACATTGTCTTTATAAACTAATGTCTAGGTGTAGTTATGTTCATATTGTGTTGTTAGGTTCGTACAGATCAGTCCAGCCATTAAACTGGAGTGGACCAACACAAGGTGTCCTAGGAAAGCGTGTACGACTATACAGACAGTTAAACGAAAATAAAACCAATGCCCCAATCAAAAGTCATTAAAAAAATGAGTTATTAGAGAGCATTATGCAGTTACGTGTCATCCTGAATAACTCAATTCTCTATAGAACCATCAAGGTAGGACCTTGGAATTGAAATACTAAGATTAAATATGCTATATGCTATTAACTTTAGTAATGGCCGCCCGTATAACATCATACAATAATATCCGTAATTGAATTCACTACATCGTACACAAACACATATCGCGTATCAAAGGAACCAATTAAGATAATGAAATCTAGCAATTTTAGTTATATTCAAAGGCATTATTTGAATGTAAGATATATCTATCTAACTTACGTCaggaaattattaaataaaatggCAAATTAAGGAGATACACTTTATCCAATGCAACGACAAACGTAAGAAATATAACAGAAGAGACGGCTCTAAGTTTTCAGTGGTAAATACGTGTTGATAAGTGATCATGTGTTTTCAACAGCTAAAGGAAATGGTTGACACATGTATTTAACAATATTGATACGGCGATTTACTGGTAGAGTGTACGTATAGATACATATCAACACCGTAGACaacattatacaaataaatagtAACAGTCCATACCTGTCCCCTAAACAGGGTTCGTacctataaatagtaacaatccATACCTGTCCCCTAAACAGGGTTCGTacctataaatagtaacaatccATACCTGTCCCCTAAACAGGGATTCGTACCAATATATAGTAACACTCCATACCTGTCCCCTAAACACGGTTAGTACCAATAAATAGTAACATCCATACCTGTCCCCTAAACACGGTTCGTacctataaatagtaacaaccCATACCTGTCCCCTAAACAGGGTTCGTacctataaatagtaacaatccATACCTGTCCCCTAAACAGGGTTCGTacctataaatagtaacaatccATACCTGTCCCCTAAACAGGGTTCGTACCAATATATAGTAACAATCCATACCTGTCCCCTAAACACGGTTAGTACCAATAAATAGTAACATCCATACCTGTCCCCTAAACGCGGTTCGTacctataaatagtaacaaccCATACCTGTCCCCTAAACAGGTTCGTacctataaatagtaacaatccATACCTGTCCCCTAAACACGGTTCGTacctataaatagtaacaattcaTACCTGTCGCCTAAACAGGGTTAGTACCAATAAATAGTAACATCCACACCTGTCCCCTAAACACGGTTCGTacctataaatagtaacaatccATACCTGTCCCCTAAACACGGTTCGTacctataaatagtaacaattcaTACCTGTCCCCTAAACACGGTTAGTACCAATAAATAGTAACATCCATACCTGTCCCCTAAACACGGTTCGTacctataaatagtaacaaccCATACCTGTCCCCTAAACAGGTTCGTACCAATAAATAGTAACAATCCATACCTGTCCCCTAAACAGGGTTCGTacctataaatagtaacatCCATACCTGTCCCCTAAACAGGGTTCGTacctataaatagtaacaatccATACCTGTCCCCTAAACAGGGTTCTTACCAataaatagtaacaatacaTACCTGTCCCCTAAACAGGATTCTAACCAACATATAGCTATAAATCTATtgttgtaattaatatataagtttataCATTGTTGTTCTGTGTTGTGACAAAGCGATGGAAGGATTCCAGTTGTCGTATTATGGAAATTGAGAAGTTGAAGTAGTTGTTTCGAGAAGAATAGAGCGTCTCTTGGGTTCAGACCTGAGGGGTTATTTAGATCTATCTGAACGTAATCAGGTTGATAAGCAGTTAAATAAACAGTTCAAGGCTGTATTGTTGAAGAGCTCTCCTTTATCGGCCATGTATTAATAGAATTGCCTTCATTCTTGTCCCTCGATCAAGCATACAATACAATTACCTGACAAGTGGGTCAGTACAGTGTTAGCTTGTACTTCCAAACAGAAAACAGCgtataatctttatataatggttcaTCAGAGCTCAAATGCGACTCCGCAATACATAaagtatatttgatatattaaatacagAATTTGAATAAGATTGCATGAATtctataaaatgtattatttcccaAAGATTATTATAAGCTGATAGAGCTCGTCATATCTTAAATATGTCGTGTCCAACCTATCGATACGAAGTATGGCATGGGAGTATTcctatacatacatttatatttatacttaacAAAGAATCCACGGCTTGGTATTTCTTTCtaaattgtttttgtatatcTTGGACACATAGATTTCCATCAACGGACAGAATTCGGACGATTCgatgtaataaaataaaaacataaaagataaaatacaaatgaataGAGAACATGTATTAAACATCTCCAATATGTGTAAACGTTCAAACTGAAATAGGACAAAAGCATGTCAAACCTTTTACCAACGTTTTTGAGGAGATACTATAATATGTAACTATTGGTATAAACTATACCTAATACGTCCCGATCGTTACAAAGTTCCGTTACTGGTTCAATATACCTAGTACAACTAAACCTAAATAAGCAGTTTTGTTCCCGTAATTGCTGTTCTGACTCCTTTTGTTGACAAAGGGGTTAGTGTTCAAACAACCACTAGGCGTCAAATC from the Pecten maximus chromosome 4, xPecMax1.1, whole genome shotgun sequence genome contains:
- the LOC117325154 gene encoding tctex1 domain-containing protein 1-like, with protein sequence MDVRPATRSASSSNLPPKMGDKAKTSPLLKSNSSYLLKRQMSTLSQTKQNEIPIFSERSGPSFVGLLASKRLAKRLTSRILAGRTRSILNSRMSGLSIQKEPTYRMEPKDSLKFNVVQVERITNKVLEDRLAEIKYNPRVCSNISRLITEEIKDRVKMLKFDRYKIIVIVFIGENKDQGIQISSRCAWDDKVDTFATCTYKNSAIYATATVYGIYTE
- the LOC117325155 gene encoding tctex1 domain-containing protein 1-like produces the protein MADRKSASTDAGPVKKTMKPATSGPTIVGLMASKRLTSKLTSKLGKDRRSSSIAASNVHIDKEPSYRMEPNQKFSSVKARQILEDVLSSRLERYRYNSKFARNMAKVLSDEIKDQMKALHYDRYKYICVVYIGEVKDQAMALTSRCAWDNKFDNSATYTYQGTYQGKAWFCNASVFGVYRE